A single genomic interval of Numenius arquata chromosome 14, bNumArq3.hap1.1, whole genome shotgun sequence harbors:
- the PAM16 gene encoding mitochondrial import inner membrane translocase subunit TIM16, with protein sequence MAKYLAQIILVGAQVVGRAFMRALRQEFAASRAAADARGRSERPQSAAASRITGISLQEAQQILNVSNLNPEEIQKNYDHLFKVNDKSVGGSFYLQSKVVRAKERLDEELRIQAKDEKEKGWKAET encoded by the exons ATG GCCAAATACCTGGCGCAGATCATCCTGGTGGGGGCCCAGGTGGTTGGACGGGCCTTCATGCGGGCGCTGCGCCAGGAGTTCGCAG cgagcagagcagcagcagatgcacGAGGGCGCTCAGAAAGGCCCCAGTCCGCCGCCGCCTCTAGGATCACCGGAATCAGCCTCCAGGAAGCTCAGCAGATCCTCAACGTCTCCAACCTCAACCCGGAGGAGATCCAGAAG AACTACGACCACTTATTCAAGGTGAACGACAAGTCGGTGGGAGGCTCCTTCTACCTGCAGTCCAAG GTGGTAAGAGCCAAGGAGCGGCTGGACGAGGAACTCCGCATCCAGGCCAAGGACgagaaggagaaggggtggaaagCCGAGACGTGA
- the VASN gene encoding vasorin, with the protein MNQLILYTLLLLAPGELAGACPTGCQCQDPKTILCAARRGQTVPRGLPPNTLSLYVFENGITMLNEDSFAGLPALQLLDLSQNKITSIQKNIFQPLTELVNLDLSSNQLQEITNETFHGLRLLERLYLQRNRIQHIHAAAFDTLENLLELKLQNNQLWAVPPLDLPNLLLLDISWNKIPTIAPGAFHAVNIESLKIAGLGLTSLNEELVQVQNNLHELDVSDNLLERVPAVLRRLGSLTKLSLAGNARISQLPPEDFHNLHNLQELDISNLNINTIPRDFSSFFPRLRAVTAAGNPFNCICPMSWLVQWVNASGVVLRRPEETRCHFPPKNSGKLLHHLQYADFGCPTTTTTTTPTTPRTTTLPPPAPLPTSSPPPLPPSTAAPTPGARAPQGSSTLVPFSGPPAPTSPPPPICPPRTCLNGGTCRLGAQNHLECLCPAGFAGAYCQLEARGTTPSPATQAPPPSRRISIVQVSSTSLKVDLQNYIQSKAQLKGIRLSYRNLSGPDKRPVMLRLPASLSEYTVRALKPNCTYRVCIGPLGEKVSKEEHCAEAQTLPVSHQQHSPVTQSKDSNLTLMIVPALAAVLLLVVVVTAGTYYRRHRRAKAHAGSGVDAGPLELEGVKACLENGDLSNHGCKVPEAAILSGGSECEVPLMQSHYPSNNNTPGLKPPSYF; encoded by the coding sequence ATGAACCAGCTGATCCTTTACACGCTGCTTCTCCTGGCCCCcggggagctggctggggcaTGTCCCACAGGATGCCAGTGCCAAGACCCCAAGACCATCCTGTGTGCGGCCAGAAGGGGCCAGACCGtgccccgggggctgccccccaaCACCCTCTCTCTCTACGTCTTTGAGAACGGCATCACGATGCTGAATGAGGACAGCTTTGCTGGCCTGCCCGCCCTCCAGCTCTTGGACCTCTCACAAAACAAGATCACCAGCATCCAGAAAAACATCTTCCAGCCCCTGACGGAGCTCGTCAACTTGGACCTGTCCTCCAACCAGCTGCAGGAGATCACCAATGAGACCTTCCACGGGCTGCGGCTGCTGGAGCGGCTCTACCTGCAGAGAAACAGGATCCAGCACATCCACGCTGCTGCCTTTGACACACTGGAGAACTTGCTGGAGCTGAAGCTGCAGAACAACCAGCTCTGGGCTGTGCCCCCCCTCGACCTGCCCAACCTCCTGCTGCTGGACATCAGCTGGAACAAGATCCCCACCATTGCACCGGGGGCCTTCCACGCCGTCAACATCGAGTCCCTGAAGATCGCGGGGCTGGGCCTGACGAGCTTGAATGAGGAGCTCGTCCAGGTCCAGAACAACCTCCATGAGCTGGATGTCTCCGACAACCTACTGGAGCGTGTCCCGGCTGTGCTGCGGCGCCTGGGGAGCCTCACCAAGCTCAGCCTGGCTGGCAACGCCCGcatctcccagctcccaccagagGACTTTCACAACCTTCACAACCTCCAGGAGCTGGACATCAGCAACCTCAACATCAACACCATCCCTCGGGATTTCTCCAGCTTCTTCCCCAGACTGCGGGCCGTGACGGCCGCCGGCAACCCCTTCAACTGCATCTGCCCCATGAGCTGGCTGGTGCAGTGGGTGAACGCCAGCGGCGTGGTCCTCCGGCGGCCCGAAGAGACACGCTGccacttccccccaaaaaactccGGCaagctcctccaccacctgcagTACGCTGACTTCGggtgtcccaccaccaccactaccaccacccccaccaccccgcGCACCACCACActgccgccgcctgccccgctccccaccagcagccccccgccgctgccgcccagcACCGCCGCTCCCACCCCAGGggccagagccccccagggcagctccacgctGGTGCCCTTCAGCGGCCCCCCTGCCCCCACCAGCCCTCCGCCGCCCATCTGTCCCCCTCGCACGTGTCTCAACGGTGGCACTTGCCGCCTGGGTGCCCAAAACCACCTGGAGTGCCTGTGCCCAGCGGGATTTGCTGGGGCGTACTGCCAGCTGGAGGCGAGGGGGACGACGCCGTCCCCGGCCACCCAGGCCCCACCGCCCAGCCGGCGGATCAGCATCGTGCAGGTCAGCAGCACCTCCCTCAAGGTGGACTTGCAGAACTACATCCAATCCAAAGCGCAGCTGAAAGGCATCCGTTTGAGCTACCGAAATCTCTCCGGGCCCGACAAGCGACCGGTGATGCTGCGTTTGCCGGCTTCGCTCTCCGAGTACACGGTGCGGGCGCTGAAGCCCAACTGCACCTACCGTGTCTGCATCGGGCCCCTGGGGGAGAAGGTCTCCAAGGAGGAGCACTGCGCCGAGGCGCAGACCTTGCCGGTGAGCCACCAGCAGCACTCCCCCGTCACCCAGAGCAAGGACAGCAACCTCACCCTGATGATCGTCCCCGCGCTGGCTgccgtgctgctgctggtggtggtggtcaccGCCGGCACGTACTACCGCCGGCACCGCCGGGCAAAGGCACACGCCGGTAGTGGGGTGGACGCCGGCCCGTTGGAGCTGGAAGGGGTGAAAGCCTGCCTGGAGAACGGGGATTTGAGCAACCACGGCTGCAAGGTGCCGGAGGCAGCCATCCTTTCGGGCGGCTCCGAGTGCGAGGTCCCGCTCATGCAGTCGCACTACCCCAGCAACAACAACACCCCGGGGCTCAAACCCCCCTCCTATTTCTAA